Proteins from one Primulina huaijiensis isolate GDHJ02 chromosome 18, ASM1229523v2, whole genome shotgun sequence genomic window:
- the LOC140964719 gene encoding cystinosin homolog isoform X3, with amino-acid sequence MASWNSDHLEVLYYVLGWVAFFSWSISFYPQVFLNFHRKSVVGLNFDFVLLNLTKHSSYLIYNASLFFSSTVQRQYREKFGFNEMIPVAANDVAFSAHAVLLTAFTLFQIAIYDRGNQKVSKTSVGIVSVAWFSAAVCIFLAIPRNSWFWLVSCFNMIQVVMTIIKYIPQAFLNFQRKSTVGFSIGNILLDFFGGLTNYCQMAVQSIDQNSWVIFYGNIGKTMISLHFVLYRSKKSDISADPTAVVTRE; translated from the exons ATGGCATCTTGGAATTCAGATCACTTGGAAGTGTTGTACTACGTTCTGGGATGGGTTGCGTTCTTTTCTTGGTCCATCAGTTTCTATCCTCAAGTTTTCTTAAATTTCCATAGGAAAAG CGTGGTAGGATTGAATTTCGATTTTGTATTGTTGAATTTGACGAAGCACTCGTCGTATCTCATCTACAACGCGTCTCTCTTCTTTAGCTCTACTGTGCAGAGGCAATACCGGGAGAAATTTGGTTTCAATGAG ATGATACCTGTTGCCGCCAATGATGTTGCTTTCTCCGCGCATGCCGTTCTCTTGACTGCGTTTACCTTGTTTCAGATTGCAATTTATGAT CGTGGCAATCAGAAAGTTTCAAAAACCTCCGTCGGAATTGTTTCTGTCGCCTGGTTTTCTGCAGCTGTTTGCATTTTTCTAGCCATACCCAGAAACTCCTGGTTTTGGCTGGTGTCTTGCTTCAA CATGATTCAGGTTGTTATGACGATCATCAAATACATTCCTCAG GCATTCTTAAACTTCCAACGAAAAAGTACTGTTGGGTTTAGCATAGGCAACATTCTTCTTGATTTCTTCGGAGGATTAACTAACTATTGTCAAATGGCTGTGCAATCTATAGATCAAA ATTCCTGGGTCATCTTTTATGGTAACATAGGGAAGACGATGATATCTTTG CATTTTGTGCTGTACCGGTCCAAAAAGTCAGATATTTCTGCGGACCCTACTGCG GTAGTAACTCGGGAGTAA
- the LOC140964719 gene encoding cystinosin homolog isoform X2, translating into MASWNSDHLEVLYYVLGWVAFFSWSISFYPQVFLNFHRKSVVGLNFDFVLLNLTKHSSYLIYNASLFFSSTVQRQYREKFGFNEMIPVAANDVAFSAHAVLLTAFTLFQIAIYDRGNQKVSKTSVGIVSVAWFSAAVCIFLAIPRNSWFWLVSCFNMIQVVMTIIKYIPQAFLNFQRKSTVGFSIGNILLDFFGGLTNYCQMAVQSIDQNSWVIFYGNIGKTMISLHFVLYRSKKSDISADPTAVRKEPLLEPSERLAF; encoded by the exons ATGGCATCTTGGAATTCAGATCACTTGGAAGTGTTGTACTACGTTCTGGGATGGGTTGCGTTCTTTTCTTGGTCCATCAGTTTCTATCCTCAAGTTTTCTTAAATTTCCATAGGAAAAG CGTGGTAGGATTGAATTTCGATTTTGTATTGTTGAATTTGACGAAGCACTCGTCGTATCTCATCTACAACGCGTCTCTCTTCTTTAGCTCTACTGTGCAGAGGCAATACCGGGAGAAATTTGGTTTCAATGAG ATGATACCTGTTGCCGCCAATGATGTTGCTTTCTCCGCGCATGCCGTTCTCTTGACTGCGTTTACCTTGTTTCAGATTGCAATTTATGAT CGTGGCAATCAGAAAGTTTCAAAAACCTCCGTCGGAATTGTTTCTGTCGCCTGGTTTTCTGCAGCTGTTTGCATTTTTCTAGCCATACCCAGAAACTCCTGGTTTTGGCTGGTGTCTTGCTTCAA CATGATTCAGGTTGTTATGACGATCATCAAATACATTCCTCAG GCATTCTTAAACTTCCAACGAAAAAGTACTGTTGGGTTTAGCATAGGCAACATTCTTCTTGATTTCTTCGGAGGATTAACTAACTATTGTCAAATGGCTGTGCAATCTATAGATCAAA ATTCCTGGGTCATCTTTTATGGTAACATAGGGAAGACGATGATATCTTTG CATTTTGTGCTGTACCGGTCCAAAAAGTCAGATATTTCTGCGGACCCTACTGCGGTAAGAAAGGAGCCGCTGCTTGAACCCTCTGAGCGGTTGGCATTCTGA
- the LOC140964719 gene encoding cystinosin homolog isoform X1 produces the protein MASWNSDHLEVLYYVLGWVAFFSWSISFYPQVFLNFHRKSVVGLNFDFVLLNLTKHSSYLIYNASLFFSSTVQRQYREKFGFNEMIPVAANDVAFSAHAVLLTAFTLFQIAIYDRGNQKVSKTSVGIVSVAWFSAAVCIFLAIPRNSWFWLVSCFNMIQVVMTIIKYIPQAFLNFQRKSTVGFSIGNILLDFFGGLTNYCQMAVQSIDQNSWVIFYGNIGKTMISLVSVFFDILFMFQHFVLYRSKKSDISADPTAVRKEPLLEPSERLAF, from the exons ATGGCATCTTGGAATTCAGATCACTTGGAAGTGTTGTACTACGTTCTGGGATGGGTTGCGTTCTTTTCTTGGTCCATCAGTTTCTATCCTCAAGTTTTCTTAAATTTCCATAGGAAAAG CGTGGTAGGATTGAATTTCGATTTTGTATTGTTGAATTTGACGAAGCACTCGTCGTATCTCATCTACAACGCGTCTCTCTTCTTTAGCTCTACTGTGCAGAGGCAATACCGGGAGAAATTTGGTTTCAATGAG ATGATACCTGTTGCCGCCAATGATGTTGCTTTCTCCGCGCATGCCGTTCTCTTGACTGCGTTTACCTTGTTTCAGATTGCAATTTATGAT CGTGGCAATCAGAAAGTTTCAAAAACCTCCGTCGGAATTGTTTCTGTCGCCTGGTTTTCTGCAGCTGTTTGCATTTTTCTAGCCATACCCAGAAACTCCTGGTTTTGGCTGGTGTCTTGCTTCAA CATGATTCAGGTTGTTATGACGATCATCAAATACATTCCTCAG GCATTCTTAAACTTCCAACGAAAAAGTACTGTTGGGTTTAGCATAGGCAACATTCTTCTTGATTTCTTCGGAGGATTAACTAACTATTGTCAAATGGCTGTGCAATCTATAGATCAAA ATTCCTGGGTCATCTTTTATGGTAACATAGGGAAGACGATGATATCTTTG GTATCGGTTTTCTTTGACATTCTTTTCATGTTTCAGCATTTTGTGCTGTACCGGTCCAAAAAGTCAGATATTTCTGCGGACCCTACTGCGGTAAGAAAGGAGCCGCTGCTTGAACCCTCTGAGCGGTTGGCATTCTGA